The genomic DNA TCCGGTCCAACTTCAATCCGCATACAACGCTCCCCTACCCCTGATGCAAAGCATCAAGCCATAGCTTCGGTGGTGTGTTTAGCCCCGTTACATTTTCGGCGCAGAGTCACTCGACCAGTGAGCTATTACGCACTCTTTAAATGGTGGCTGCTTCTAAGCCAACATCCTGGTTGTCTGTGCAACTCCACATCCTTTCCCACTTAACACACACTTGGGGACCTTAGCTGATGGTCTGGGCTGTTTCCCTCTTGACAATGGATCTTAGCACTCACTGTCTGACTCCCGGTTATAAGTCTATGGCATTCGGAGTTTGACTGAGCTTGGTAACCCTTGGCGGGCCCCGCACCCAATCAGTGCTCTACCTCCACGACTCTATTCACCGAGGCTAGCCCTAAAGCTATTTCGGGGAGAACCAGCTATCTCCGAGTTCGATTGGAATTTCTCCGCTACCCCCACCTCATCCCCGCATTTTTCAACATACGTGGGTTCGGGCCTCCAGTGCGTGTTACCGCACCTTCACCCTGGACAGGGGTAGATCACCCGGTTTCGGGTCTACGTCCACGTACTAAGTCGCCCTATTCAGACTCGCTTTCGCTGCGGCTTCGGCTCTTCACCTTAACCTTGCACGGGAACGTAACTCGCCGGTTCATTCTACAAAAGGCACGCCATCACCCATAAATAGGGCTCTGACTTCTTGTAAGCACACGGTTTCAGGTTCTTTTTCACTCCCCTCCCGGGGTGCTTTTCACCTTTCCCTCACGGTACTGCTTCACTATCGGTCGCTAGGGAGTATTTAGCCTTACCAGATGGTCCTGGCAGATTCATACGGGGTTTCACGTGCCCCGCACTACTCGGGATCCGTCTCGGAGGGAACAGACTTTCGATTACAGGGCTTTTACCTTCTATGGCCGGCCTTTCCAGACCTGTTCGTCTAATCGGTTCCTTTGTAACTCCATGTGAGACGTCCCACAACCCCAGAGAGCAAGCTCTCTGGTTTAGGCTAATCCGCGTTCGCTCGCCGCTACTGACGGAATCACTTTTGTTTTCTCTTCCTCAGGGTACTTAGATGTTTCAGTTCCCCTGGTATGCCTCTTCACACCCTATGTATTCAGATGTGAGTGACTGCGTATGAACACAGCCGGGTTTCCCCATTCGGACACCCCCGGATCAAAGCTTGCTTACAGCTCCCCGAGGCAGTTTCGTTGTTCGCCACGTCCTTCTTCGGCTCCTAGCGCCTAGGCATCCTCCGTGTGCTCTTAGTAGCTTAACCATAATGCTTCGGTTTTGCGCCTGGTGCTCTGTTGTTCGCCGATTTCTTGATCAAGTAAATTCATACAAGGTAGAAATCGTCTCACAAAGAATCTCCATTCCCAAAACCTACGCTAGCCACTTTTAATTCAAAACTTGTTAGACACAAGTTTCAGCTAAAAGGAATTTTCTAAAACGCAAATTTCGTTTCGTTATCCAGTTTTCAAGGATCAAATGCTCGATCATGTGCAGCCATCACTTCGTGAGGTTGTAATGATCAGCAACGATGAAATTTGTAACGTCCACGCATAGTGACATTCAAAATTTCAGCAAATTGTCCAACCACCATTTTACCGGCGGAAGACTATCTTATCAAATCCGCGCTCACCATTCAAGCGGTAAGTTATGGAAGAGATATTGTGTATGGTGGAGCCAAGCGGGATCGAACCGCTGACCTCCTGCTTGCAAGGCAGGCGCTCTCCCAGCTGAGCTATGGCCCCATATCACTCCAATAAGAAACGTAAGCAAATATGGAGTTGTATGGTGGGCCCTAGTGGACTCGAACCACCGACCTCACCCTTATCAGGGGTGCGCTCTAACCAGCTGAGCTAAGGGCCCATACAGGGAATGTTCAATTTAAATAACACCCATAAAACGGGGTGCGCTTGGCGACGTCCTACTCTCCCAGGACCCTGCGGTCCAAGTACCATCGGCGCTGGAGGGCTTAACGGTCGTGTTCGAGATGGGTACGTGTGGAACCCCTCCGCCATTGCCACCAAACGCTTGAGAGTTGAACTCTCAAAACTGACCAACGAGTGAGCTGTATTTGTACCGCTTCGCTACGGAAGCGAGGTACTCCATAGAAAGGAGGTGATCCAGCCGCACCTTCCGATACGGCTACCTTGTTACGACTTCACCCCAATCATCTACCCCACCTTCGGCGGCTGGCCCCTTGCGGTTACCTCACCGACTTCGGGTGTTGTAAACTCTCGTGGTGTGACGGGCGGTGTGTACAAGACCCGGGAACGTATTCACCGCGGCATGCTGATCCGCGATTACTAGCAATTCCGACTTCATGCAGGCGAGTTGCAGCCTGCAATCCGAACTGAGACCAGCTTTGATAGGATTCGCTCCACCTCGCGGTTTCGCTTCCCGTTGTACTGGCCATTGTAGTACGTGTGTAGCCCAGGTCATAAGGGGCATGATGATTTGACGTCATCCCCACCTTCCTCCGGTTTGTCACCGGCAGTCGATCTAGAGTGCCCACCTTCATGTGCTGGCAACTAAACCTAAGGGTTGCGCTCGTTGCGGGACTTAACCCAACATCTCACGACACGAGCTGACGACAACCATGCACCACCTGTCTCCTCTGTCCCGAAGGAAAGGCACATCTCTGCGCCGGTCAGAGGGATGTCAAGACCTGGTAAGGTTCTTCGCGTTGCTTCGAATTAAACCACATACTCCACTGCTTGTGCGGGTCCCCGTCAATTCCTTTGAGTTTCAGTCTTGCGACCGTACTCCCCAGGCGGAATGCTTAATGTGTTAACTTCGGCACCAAGGGTATCGAAACCCCTAACACCTAGCATTCATCGTTTACGGCGTGGACTACCAGGGTATCTAATCCTGTTTGCTACCCACGCTTTCGCGCCTCAGCGTCAGTTACAGCCCAGAGAGTCGCCTTCGCCACTGGTGTTCCTCCACATCTCTACGCATTTCACCGCTACACGTGGAATTCCACTCTCCTCTTCTGCACTCAAGTCACCCAGTTTCCAGTGCGACTCGGAGTTGAGCCCCGAGTTTATACACCAGACTTAAATGACCGCCTGCGCGCGCTTTACGCCCAATAATTCCGGACAACGCTTGCCCCCTACGTATTACCGCGGCTGCTGGCACGTAGTTAGCCGGGGCTTTCTTCTCAGGTACCGTCACTCTCAGAGCAGTTACTCTCCAAGACATTCTTCCCTGGCAACAGAGCTTTACGATCCGAAAACCTTCATCACTCACGCGGCGTTGCTCCGTCAGACTTTCGTCCATTGCGGAAGATTCCCTACTGCTGCCTCCCGTAGGAGTCTGGGCCGTGTCTCAGTCCCAGTGTGGCCGTTCACCCTCTCAGGCCGGCTACGCATCGTCGCCTTGGTAGGCCTTTACCCCACCAACTAGCTAATGCGCCGTAGGCCCATCTGTAAGTGACAGATTGCTCCGTCTTTCAGCACTCCACCATGCGGTGAAATGATTTATCCGGTATTAGCTACCGTTTCCGGCAGTTATCCCAGTCTTACAGGCAGGTTGCCTACGTATTACTCACCCGTCCGCCGCTAAGTTATTTCGGAAGCAAGCTTCCAAAATAACTCCGCTCGACTTGCATGTATTAGGCACGCCGCCAGCGTTCGTCCTGAGCCAGGATCAAACTCTCCAATAAAGTTTGACTTGCTCATTTTGAATCTGACGAGATCAGATTTGCATCTGACTCTATTGTTTAGATTTCACTTCCGTGAAACCCGCTCACTCGTTGTTCAGTTTTCAAAGATCAACCTTGTTTCGCGTGTCGCCGTTGTTTCAGCAGCGACTCTTATAATATATCACGTTCACCCGGATTAAGTCAACAAGTTTTTTAAAAAACTTTTTTAGGCTGTTGCCTGTATATGTTTCTTCATAACTTGGTGCCTTGAAGGGGCGAGATTTAATTTAACACAGATTATACAGAAGAGTCAATCTCTATTTATATTTATTTTATTGGAAATGAATGACTTCATAATTTACTTGCTAAATACTTGATCTCACGGTCCTCGCCGCCGCATCCTTTCGGATCTCTTGTAACCTCTTTCGCCAAGGAGTGGTGCACCAGCTTGCGCAGTATCATCGGAACTTCCTCACGGACATGAACTAGCTCGGGCAATTGTCTAAGCTCTTGAATGCTCCAACCCTCTTTGCGGCTTGATAATATGCGAAGCAGCACCGCACAGCAGTCGGCCATTTTGGATATGATTGTGAACTCACAGGCCAGAAGCACCAGCTGAATGCGCTGCTCCAACGTCTCTTTATTATCCGTTAATTCGTCAAACAATTTATAAACGACGGAATTAAGGGGACGCACCTGTTCCCACACGCTATTCTCCGGCAGCATTCCCTGTTCGATCAATTCGATCCTAGCATAATGCTTCAAAGCCTGAAGAACATGGTAATAAGCATCGAGGAAATCAAGATCCTGGGTATAACGCTTCGCTTCTATATACACTTTCAGAAACTTGGCAAACTCAATAAACTTGCGTTGTTCCTTCATATCCTCCCCAAAATCAATTATTTCCTTGCGCAATCGAGCCAATTCCCCTTCAATATCCCAAATAATTTCTCCATGTAAAAAACACTGTAGAATTTCCCGGTTCTCACCGGTCATTACCCAGCGTTTTAAATCATTGTTACCGATATAGAGCAACTGGTATTGAATATCTCCGTTCGTGCAATGTTCAATTTCGATGCCAGCTTCATTTCGCCCTTCACATACCGTAATAACAACCAGTTCAAAGTCGTATACTAGCGAACTGCGATATTCCCCTTTGTCATGACGGTATCCGATAGCGCCTAAGGCTTGCCGGCCGACGCTGTCTTCATCAACCAATGAAAAAATAGTTGGTTCCACGATATCCCCCTACCTTGGCGTTACTCAACCAATTCGTTATAATATAGTTCTACGCTATATTAAAGTTTCCTGCTTTTTTTAAGGCAGCGTCCTAAAAAAACATGAATTGAGGTTTGCTCAAATGTTCTTCAAGTCAAGCAAAATCAATGAATTCAGACTATGGGGCCTACTCCTGACCATGATAGGCATGGGGCTTATGGTCCTCGGAACAGCCGGCATCGTCTTCTGGGGACAATCCGGTAAAGTCATTGCCGGGATCGGCCTTGTCATCGGACTTATCGCTATGCTCGGAAGCTTGGCCATTTATTTCATTGCCGGGATGCTCTCCACCTCTGCCGTACAGCTGGAATGCCCGGAATGTCATAAATTAACCAAAATGCTGGGTAAAACGGATCGCTGCATGTTCTGCAGAACCATGCTAACCTTAGATCCAGAACGGGCAAACATCACAGCGGATCAACTGCAACAACAAAAAACTGCGGCACAATCAGCCGACTGATGATAACACAAAGAAAGGCGGGAGCCTCCCAAGGTTCCCGCCTTTCTTTGTGTTAAACCTATTCCGCGATTCTGCTCAGCACGTCCCAGGCATCGCTCGATGCAAAGCTCCGATTCCACGTTGCTATCCCTCCGAGCTGCAGCGACTTCGCCAATTCTACCCGGCGAGCCAGTGAATCTTTGTCTTCCAGCCAAATTCGCTGGAGAACTCCGTTTTCCCGATACTCGACGTAATTCTGTCCGGTCTCTTCCGAAAACTCAGGCTTCAGGGACTTCTCCTTGATAATCTCCTGGGCTTTTTTCATGCCGATGGCTTTGGACTTCACCTTGGTTGCCCCTTCTTCTACGGTTTCGGTCCATACCCGCATATATAACGGAATGCCAAGAATCAGCTTGCTTGGGGGGACATCATCCTCATCAATAATCCGCGTCATTGACGAACGGACCCACGGCAAGGATGCTACAGAACCAGCAACCGGACTTGCTGCCCAATGTTCATCGTAAGCCATCACGATCAAATAGTCCGTAACCTTCGCCAAAGCTCTGCGATCCAGAAACGCAGACCACATTTCACTATTCGACTTCGGAGTCACATCTATGGAAACTACCAATCCCTGCTCCTGTGCCAGCGGCCATAATTCCCTCATAAATTGGGTCAAATTGGCCCCGTCTTTCGTATAAACATTTTCATAATCGATATTAATGCCGTCTAAATCGTACAATTTTGCATAATGCAGCATTTGCAAGATCGTCGTTATGCGCCG from Paenibacillus woosongensis includes the following:
- a CDS encoding YgzB family protein — encoded protein: MFFKSSKINEFRLWGLLLTMIGMGLMVLGTAGIVFWGQSGKVIAGIGLVIGLIAMLGSLAIYFIAGMLSTSAVQLECPECHKLTKMLGKTDRCMFCRTMLTLDPERANITADQLQQQKTAAQSAD
- a CDS encoding nucleotidyltransferase-like protein — translated: MEPTIFSLVDEDSVGRQALGAIGYRHDKGEYRSSLVYDFELVVITVCEGRNEAGIEIEHCTNGDIQYQLLYIGNNDLKRWVMTGENREILQCFLHGEIIWDIEGELARLRKEIIDFGEDMKEQRKFIEFAKFLKVYIEAKRYTQDLDFLDAYYHVLQALKHYARIELIEQGMLPENSVWEQVRPLNSVVYKLFDELTDNKETLEQRIQLVLLACEFTIISKMADCCAVLLRILSSRKEGWSIQELRQLPELVHVREEVPMILRKLVHHSLAKEVTRDPKGCGGEDREIKYLASKL